A single window of Candidatus Flexicrinis affinis DNA harbors:
- a CDS encoding serine hydrolase: protein MRKIVIALAAATAVILILVGSAAAQNTGVVAEAIGTANLRAGVGTDFDVVGEIATGTRYPVVGRSARFPWLLLGDPASFMPIGWVFQDLVTVSGSIVVVPVTEDLVVGQAPTSTPQLTVAAVQPSATQQPAEATAVPASATPQPPAPAVFGDVQGEINLRYGPGADYPRVGGAFAGDRLEIIGYHTTLPWVLVRFGGAPNDVAWVSSDIIEITGDPRTTQPIAQTDFSNLPTLTPTPAVQQQSSIPRDGTPVPVSPELQALGNLMWDGVLRAGFDPATSKFAAMYLQNLGTGEEITFGNQYAFSGTSINKVAILAALFSVIDGPPDYATAVDIANTMICSENTSTNNLLARIGGGDLYLGAERTSQLLSTLGLRRTFITAPYVIAGVDLPQPTSPIRYPDTDADQVKARPDSTNQMTVDEMGYVLSSIYECAYDETGPLIERSTAFTPQECRKMLHVMSNNTVDAFAKAGVPDGITVAHKHGWTAETHGNAAVVFTPGGDYVLVMMMYQPEWLVFSESLPRVAETSRLMFNFLNPLTPLGQIRDGFIPPTESCNYAGSQLADELISPYFLETNTGSP, encoded by the coding sequence ATGCGGAAAATCGTCATCGCACTGGCCGCAGCGACGGCCGTGATCCTCATACTGGTAGGCAGCGCAGCCGCCCAAAACACGGGCGTTGTCGCTGAGGCAATCGGAACCGCCAACCTTCGCGCTGGCGTCGGTACAGACTTCGACGTCGTCGGAGAGATCGCTACCGGCACGCGCTATCCGGTTGTCGGCCGAAGCGCGCGCTTCCCGTGGCTGCTGCTGGGTGATCCTGCATCGTTCATGCCCATAGGCTGGGTGTTTCAGGACCTCGTCACGGTGAGCGGAAGTATCGTCGTCGTCCCGGTCACCGAAGACCTCGTCGTCGGGCAAGCGCCAACGTCCACGCCGCAGCTAACTGTCGCCGCTGTGCAGCCATCCGCAACGCAGCAGCCCGCCGAGGCCACCGCCGTTCCTGCATCGGCTACGCCGCAGCCGCCAGCGCCCGCCGTGTTTGGCGACGTCCAAGGCGAGATCAATTTGCGCTACGGACCGGGCGCGGACTACCCGCGTGTCGGTGGCGCTTTTGCCGGCGACAGGCTCGAAATTATCGGCTATCACACCACGCTTCCGTGGGTGCTTGTCCGTTTCGGGGGAGCGCCGAACGACGTCGCGTGGGTTAGCTCCGACATCATCGAGATCACTGGCGATCCGCGCACGACACAGCCGATTGCCCAGACCGACTTCAGCAATCTGCCCACGCTCACGCCGACGCCCGCGGTGCAACAGCAGAGCAGTATCCCGCGTGATGGCACCCCAGTGCCGGTCAGCCCCGAACTGCAAGCCCTCGGCAATCTGATGTGGGATGGTGTGCTGCGCGCAGGCTTCGATCCGGCGACCAGCAAGTTCGCCGCCATGTATCTGCAGAATCTGGGTACTGGCGAGGAGATCACGTTTGGCAACCAGTACGCTTTCAGCGGAACGAGCATCAACAAGGTCGCCATCCTTGCGGCGCTGTTCAGCGTGATCGACGGCCCGCCGGACTACGCGACTGCGGTTGATATCGCTAACACGATGATCTGCAGCGAAAACACGTCGACCAACAACCTGTTGGCTCGCATCGGTGGCGGTGATCTGTATCTGGGTGCCGAGCGGACGTCGCAGCTCCTCAGCACACTCGGCCTGCGCCGAACGTTTATCACCGCGCCGTACGTAATCGCGGGCGTCGATCTGCCTCAGCCCACCAGCCCGATCCGTTACCCGGATACCGACGCCGATCAGGTCAAGGCCCGTCCTGACTCGACCAATCAGATGACCGTCGATGAAATGGGCTACGTGCTATCGAGCATCTACGAGTGCGCCTACGACGAGACCGGGCCACTGATCGAACGGTCGACTGCATTCACGCCGCAGGAATGTCGCAAGATGCTGCACGTCATGTCGAACAACACCGTCGACGCGTTCGCCAAGGCGGGCGTACCCGACGGGATCACCGTCGCGCATAAGCACGGCTGGACGGCGGAGACGCACGGTAACGCGGCAGTCGTATTCACGCCGGGCGGAGACTACGTGTTGGTGATGATGATGTATCAGCCGGAGTGGCTCGTGTTTAGCGAGTCGCTGCCGCGTGTCGCCGAGACCTCGCGGCTGATGTTTAACTTCTTGAACCCGTTAACACCGTTGGGCCAGATCCGCGACGGCTTCATCCCGCCGACGGAATCGTGTAATTACGCCGGTTCGCAGTTGGCCGACGAGCTAATCTCGCCATACTTCCTCGAGACCAATACCGGATCGCCTTAG
- a CDS encoding ABC transporter permease subunit, with the protein MVQSGRERAVGLTLRLIVVGIAIVFALFPVLFIVLSAFNPTGQLSSGLSIPRVNEFSDLFNNFEALLVTELDIWPFWRWIANSFIVATTSTILTVLISALSAYAFSRFRFRGRRQMLLGILLVQVFPNLLALVALFLMMDQISALSRIIPEIFTFLQGSFLGFLADSGTWQWLNTFGLNSLGGLILIYLGGAMGVNTWLMKGFFDSIPRDIDESAHVDGATDWQIFWQLIFPLVRPVLAVVGVLAFVGTFNEFVLARLILRDTQNWTLMVGLFQFINADFNRDWGKFAAGALVSGIPVVIVYLSLQRQIVGGLTAGAVKG; encoded by the coding sequence ATGGTGCAATCCGGGCGCGAACGCGCAGTGGGCCTCACGCTGCGCCTGATCGTCGTCGGCATTGCAATCGTGTTTGCTCTGTTCCCCGTATTGTTCATCGTATTGTCGGCTTTCAACCCGACCGGTCAGTTGTCGTCGGGGTTATCGATCCCGCGCGTGAATGAGTTCAGCGACTTGTTCAACAACTTTGAAGCCCTGCTGGTGACTGAACTGGACATCTGGCCGTTCTGGCGCTGGATTGCTAATTCGTTCATTGTCGCAACGACAAGCACTATCTTGACCGTGCTGATCAGCGCGTTGTCCGCGTATGCGTTCTCGCGCTTCCGCTTCCGCGGCCGTCGTCAGATGCTGCTCGGCATCCTGCTCGTGCAGGTGTTTCCGAACCTGCTGGCCCTCGTCGCGCTCTTTTTGATGATGGATCAAATCAGCGCGCTCTCGCGGATCATCCCCGAAATTTTCACATTCCTGCAAGGCTCGTTCCTCGGTTTTCTCGCGGATTCCGGGACATGGCAGTGGTTGAACACGTTCGGGTTGAACTCGCTTGGCGGCTTGATTCTGATTTATCTCGGTGGCGCGATGGGCGTCAACACGTGGCTGATGAAGGGGTTCTTCGACAGCATCCCGCGTGATATCGACGAGTCGGCCCATGTGGACGGCGCGACCGACTGGCAGATTTTCTGGCAGTTGATCTTCCCGCTGGTGCGGCCCGTCTTGGCGGTCGTCGGCGTGTTGGCATTCGTCGGCACGTTCAACGAGTTCGTGCTTGCGCGCCTAATTCTTCGTGACACGCAGAATTGGACGCTAATGGTGGGCTTGTTCCAGTTCATCAACGCGGACTTTAACCGCGACTGGGGCAAATTTGCGGCAGGCGCGCTCGTGTCGGGCATCCCGGTCGTAATCGTGTACCTGTCGCTCCAGCGGCAGATCGTCGGTGGCTTGACCGCAGGCGCGGTCAAAGGCTAG
- a CDS encoding ABC transporter permease subunit — translation MAVANAKVGVPSGTPSSLPENSTLSTVLKYLGLALFNAFTLLLVYAFFRDENLGLALVFVVIGVGLNVIFFVPALYPLRWMSPGLALITLLVIYPIIYTVLTSFTNFGDGHRLPKSQAITQIERIGGNIVPEDAARYSVVPYLNAEDNIALWLTNADETLFVPAGGAIQVVADPPAEPPAEYDGYSLVPRNQLLQVLRRAQNESFGDEDDVITVSGREAIRATLVQRFVYDEVQDAIVDQTDGTLYRADEENGFFVGPNGRPLQNQPGYRVNVGLFNFERMIADPGLRGPLIDIFVWTVVFAFLSVLLSFVVGLAMALVMNDPRMPARTLIRSLLIIPYAIPGVISIVVWRGMLNLNLGVVTNVWNDLFGVRPGFLIDPWLAKFSILLVNTWLGYPYMMLICSGALQAIPSEVYEAAAVDGAKPWQRFWGITLPLLLVSVGPLLIASFTFNFNNYLLIEALTGTDAPNIPNSPVPARYTDILISYTYNIAFGNRGSDYGYASAITIVIFVVVAAVTLMQYRYTKTWEQVGENV, via the coding sequence ATGGCGGTCGCAAACGCGAAAGTTGGGGTCCCTTCGGGGACCCCATCTTCACTCCCTGAGAATTCCACCCTGTCGACGGTGCTGAAGTACCTCGGCCTCGCGCTCTTCAATGCCTTCACGCTGCTGCTCGTATACGCCTTTTTTCGTGACGAAAATCTGGGTTTGGCGCTTGTCTTTGTGGTGATTGGCGTCGGCCTGAACGTGATCTTCTTCGTGCCTGCGCTCTATCCCTTGCGGTGGATGTCGCCCGGCCTCGCGCTGATCACACTGCTCGTCATTTACCCGATCATTTATACGGTGCTCACGTCATTCACGAACTTTGGTGACGGGCACAGATTGCCCAAGAGTCAGGCCATTACGCAGATCGAGCGCATCGGTGGCAACATCGTGCCGGAGGATGCGGCGAGGTACTCCGTCGTCCCGTACCTGAATGCGGAAGACAACATCGCTCTGTGGCTGACGAATGCGGATGAGACTCTGTTCGTTCCGGCCGGAGGTGCGATCCAAGTAGTTGCCGATCCTCCGGCCGAACCGCCGGCGGAATACGACGGCTACTCGCTGGTACCGCGGAATCAATTGCTTCAAGTCCTTCGGCGTGCCCAGAATGAGTCCTTCGGCGATGAAGACGACGTCATCACCGTGAGCGGACGCGAGGCGATTCGAGCAACGCTCGTCCAGCGCTTCGTGTATGATGAAGTGCAGGATGCCATTGTCGATCAGACCGACGGAACGCTGTATCGCGCTGATGAGGAGAACGGCTTCTTCGTCGGACCGAACGGTCGGCCCCTGCAAAACCAGCCGGGCTATCGCGTCAACGTCGGGCTCTTCAACTTCGAGCGCATGATTGCCGATCCCGGCTTGCGCGGCCCGCTGATCGACATCTTCGTGTGGACTGTGGTCTTTGCGTTCTTGTCGGTCTTGCTCTCGTTTGTGGTCGGCCTTGCGATGGCGCTTGTCATGAATGACCCGCGAATGCCGGCGCGTACGCTTATCCGGTCGCTGCTGATTATCCCATACGCGATTCCGGGTGTGATCAGCATCGTCGTATGGCGAGGCATGCTAAACCTGAACCTCGGTGTCGTCACGAATGTGTGGAACGACCTGTTTGGCGTGCGTCCGGGATTCCTCATCGATCCGTGGCTGGCGAAGTTCTCGATTTTGCTGGTGAACACGTGGCTCGGCTATCCCTACATGATGCTGATCTGCAGCGGCGCACTTCAGGCCATCCCTTCGGAAGTGTACGAAGCTGCTGCCGTCGACGGCGCCAAGCCGTGGCAGCGTTTCTGGGGCATCACGCTCCCGCTGCTGCTCGTCAGCGTCGGTCCACTACTCATCGCATCGTTCACGTTCAACTTTAACAACTACTTGTTGATCGAGGCGCTTACCGGAACAGACGCTCCGAACATACCAAACTCGCCTGTACCAGCAAGGTATACGGATATTCTGATCTCGTATACCTATAACATCGCATTCGGAAATCGCGGCAGCGATTACGGGTATGCGTCTGCTATCACCATCGTCATCTTCGTCGTTGTCGCCGCTGTGACACTCATGCAGTACCGCTACACGAAGACGTGGGAACAGGTGGGCGAAAATGTCTAG
- a CDS encoding extracellular solute-binding protein, translated as MLRSKFLTIVVLVLVALAVSLGAVAQDDALVIWADGERAPLLAELATQFTEEFGVPVEIQQFGLGEARDQLLVAGPAGEGPDILITAHDSIGQFVANGAIVPLNLGDRTSEFTELSINLFTYNNQFWGIPYATENIALIRNVDLVPEAPATWDEVRAVAEQFAADGTADYAFLVQTGNTYHNFPITSAWGGYIFGQNEDGTFNVADVGLNSEGGVSAAQWLSGMYADGLMVPNVNDDVVFEFFGAGELGMFVTGPWFSQRIIDSGVNYSIDPLPGAEGGKDVGTPFAGGQGFVISAFSEKQLEAETFLLDFVATTEFMQAIFDQGGRPPAFLAVDTSADPNIASFIAAGEGAIPMPAIPEMAAVWGASDAALTSISTGGDAVEAVDGAVAQIANAIGLMSSTERIVTLPGAFNAALGCAGDWDPACRNSELMLQDDGTYTGTFDIPAGTYEYKVAINLSWAENYGADGVKDGPNLVLELAADSTVTFVYDDTTYVVTATVE; from the coding sequence ATGCTTCGCAGCAAGTTTTTGACCATAGTTGTACTGGTGTTGGTCGCGCTGGCGGTCAGCCTCGGCGCAGTCGCTCAGGACGACGCCCTTGTAATCTGGGCGGATGGCGAGCGTGCGCCGCTGTTGGCCGAACTGGCCACTCAGTTTACCGAGGAGTTCGGCGTTCCCGTCGAAATCCAGCAGTTTGGCCTTGGTGAAGCGCGCGATCAGCTTCTGGTCGCCGGCCCGGCAGGCGAAGGCCCGGACATCCTGATCACCGCGCACGACTCGATCGGGCAGTTTGTCGCCAACGGCGCAATCGTCCCGCTCAATCTTGGTGACCGGACGTCCGAGTTCACTGAACTGAGCATCAACCTGTTCACGTACAACAACCAGTTCTGGGGCATCCCTTACGCGACCGAAAACATTGCGCTGATCCGCAATGTCGATCTGGTCCCGGAAGCCCCCGCGACTTGGGATGAAGTTCGCGCGGTTGCCGAGCAGTTCGCGGCCGACGGCACGGCCGACTACGCATTCCTTGTCCAGACCGGTAACACCTACCACAACTTCCCGATTACGTCGGCGTGGGGTGGTTACATCTTCGGTCAGAATGAAGACGGCACGTTCAACGTTGCCGATGTCGGTCTGAACAGTGAAGGTGGCGTAAGCGCTGCCCAGTGGCTATCCGGCATGTATGCCGACGGCCTAATGGTCCCGAATGTCAACGACGATGTCGTGTTCGAGTTCTTTGGCGCCGGTGAGCTTGGCATGTTCGTGACTGGCCCGTGGTTCAGCCAGCGCATCATCGACAGCGGCGTCAACTACTCGATCGACCCGCTTCCCGGCGCGGAAGGCGGCAAAGACGTCGGTACGCCGTTCGCTGGTGGTCAGGGCTTCGTGATCAGCGCATTCAGCGAGAAGCAGCTCGAGGCCGAAACCTTCCTGCTTGACTTCGTCGCGACGACCGAGTTCATGCAGGCGATCTTCGATCAGGGTGGCCGTCCGCCTGCGTTCTTGGCTGTTGACACCAGCGCCGACCCGAACATCGCGTCGTTCATCGCCGCAGGCGAGGGTGCAATCCCGATGCCGGCCATTCCCGAAATGGCCGCGGTCTGGGGCGCTTCGGATGCCGCACTGACGTCGATCAGCACCGGTGGTGACGCGGTTGAGGCGGTCGATGGCGCGGTTGCGCAGATCGCCAATGCGATCGGACTGATGAGCAGCACCGAGCGAATTGTTACGCTGCCCGGCGCATTCAATGCCGCGTTGGGCTGTGCGGGCGACTGGGATCCGGCCTGCCGCAACTCTGAACTGATGCTGCAGGACGACGGGACGTATACTGGCACGTTCGACATCCCGGCCGGTACCTACGAGTACAAGGTTGCCATCAACCTGAGCTGGGCCGAGAATTACGGTGCCGATGGCGTCAAAGACGGCCCGAACCTCGTCCTCGAATTGGCTGCCGACAGCACAGTGACCTTCGTCTATGACGACACGACCTACGTCGTCACGGCGACGGTCGAGTAA
- the ribF gene encoding riboflavin biosynthesis protein RibF gives MTHVDSLQAIRLSQPAQVTIGVFDGVHVGHQHLIRELVARARASGNVTVVLTFFPHPAAILRGITGRYYLTSPDMRAEELKKLGVDVVITQRFDDEFRRIRAADYVDLLCRQIPMREMWVGERFALGYEREGTVSFLRELGEQYGYTVHELELVTSEDQEAISSTRIRELLESGDVKAAGELLGRPFAVRGEVVQGDQRGRTIGFPTANLSIWDEQLLPPFGVYAGYASFDGSTHPCVTNLGVRPTFEGSQLRVEAHLLDFDGDLYGKTSPSPSSSACAVRSSFPQSTRSSRRSGPTLTSGEAF, from the coding sequence ATGACGCATGTGGACTCGCTGCAAGCGATCCGTCTTTCACAGCCTGCGCAGGTCACGATCGGCGTATTCGATGGCGTACACGTCGGCCATCAACACCTGATCCGCGAGCTTGTCGCCCGCGCCCGCGCCAGCGGCAACGTGACCGTCGTGCTAACGTTCTTCCCGCATCCTGCCGCTATCCTCCGTGGAATCACTGGCCGCTACTACCTGACTTCGCCGGACATGCGCGCCGAGGAGCTCAAGAAGCTCGGCGTCGACGTCGTTATCACACAGCGCTTCGACGACGAATTCCGGCGCATACGTGCGGCCGACTATGTCGACCTGCTCTGCCGCCAGATTCCGATGCGCGAGATGTGGGTCGGTGAACGCTTTGCGCTGGGTTACGAGCGTGAAGGAACGGTGAGCTTTCTGCGTGAGCTGGGCGAGCAGTACGGATATACGGTGCATGAGCTCGAACTTGTCACGAGCGAGGATCAGGAAGCGATCAGCAGCACGCGCATTCGCGAACTGCTCGAGTCGGGCGACGTCAAGGCGGCGGGCGAGCTGTTGGGGCGGCCGTTTGCTGTCCGCGGCGAGGTCGTCCAAGGCGATCAGCGTGGCCGGACAATTGGATTCCCGACCGCGAATCTCTCGATCTGGGACGAGCAGCTCCTGCCTCCCTTTGGCGTATACGCCGGATATGCATCGTTCGATGGGTCTACCCATCCGTGCGTGACGAACCTCGGCGTACGACCCACGTTCGAGGGGAGCCAACTGCGTGTCGAAGCGCATTTGCTCGACTTCGACGGCGACCTGTACGGGAAAACCTCACCGTCTCCTTCGTCCAGCGCCTGCGCGGTGAGATCAAGTTTCCCTCAATCGACGCGCTCGTCGCGCAGATCAGGGCCGACGTTAACGTCGGGCGAAGCGTTTTAG
- the truB gene encoding tRNA pseudouridine(55) synthase TruB, which yields MTSHDVVATIRRALRQQGRGNVKVGHAGTLDPMATGVLVVCLGAATRLSEYVMAHTKRYRAAVVLGIETDTYDSDGSVVAHAPADHLMQADVERAASRLTGDIDQIPPMHSAIKVGGRKLYDIARAGQSIERTPRRVRIDRIDVLGFAADSAASTATVLIDVTCSAGTYIRSIAHDLGEMLGTGAHLSALERTASGRFKVEDAIPLATLTAELDWNPYLIAPLKALDDMPRIELTSEDVSHITHGRPIPAEAPDDTTAAAVYAGELAAILAARGGAWHPHKVFLHAEAG from the coding sequence ATGACCAGTCACGATGTCGTTGCGACAATTCGCCGTGCGCTGCGGCAGCAGGGTAGGGGGAACGTAAAGGTTGGGCACGCCGGCACGCTCGATCCGATGGCGACGGGCGTCCTCGTCGTGTGCTTGGGCGCGGCGACGCGCTTAAGCGAGTACGTGATGGCGCACACCAAGCGCTATCGCGCGGCCGTTGTTCTTGGAATCGAAACAGACACGTACGACTCGGACGGCAGTGTCGTCGCGCACGCGCCAGCGGATCATCTCATGCAGGCGGATGTCGAACGTGCGGCAAGCCGGCTGACCGGCGATATCGACCAGATTCCACCCATGCACAGCGCGATCAAGGTCGGCGGGCGCAAGCTGTACGACATCGCGCGTGCCGGGCAGTCTATCGAGCGAACTCCGCGGCGCGTGAGAATCGACCGTATCGACGTGCTTGGCTTCGCTGCCGACAGCGCCGCTAGTACTGCAACCGTGCTGATTGACGTGACATGCAGCGCCGGGACCTACATTCGGAGTATTGCGCATGATTTGGGCGAGATGCTCGGTACGGGCGCGCACCTGTCGGCTCTAGAGCGTACCGCGAGCGGCCGCTTCAAGGTGGAGGACGCCATACCCCTTGCGACGCTCACGGCCGAATTGGACTGGAATCCTTATCTGATCGCGCCATTGAAAGCGCTTGATGACATGCCACGCATTGAGCTCACGTCAGAAGACGTCTCGCACATAACGCACGGCCGGCCTATACCCGCTGAGGCGCCAGACGACACCACAGCCGCGGCGGTCTACGCTGGCGAACTTGCCGCGATCCTCGCTGCGCGGGGTGGCGCGTGGCATCCGCACAAAGTATTCTTGCACGCTGAAGCCGGGTAA
- a CDS encoding bifunctional oligoribonuclease/PAP phosphatase NrnA, whose translation MTSVLEALQGSQSIVIVTHVQPDGDAIGTSLGLAHALRSIGKQVDVAVDHGVPDYLRFLPGWEQVQANLSAGEWDVLIAADSSDIERTGDCGRYARAHSKLEINLDHHATNTKFGDVQIVVPEAVSASEVAYDVLTASGVPIGPDSAKALLTGLVTDTIGFRTSNVSPRTLQIAQDLMKRGASLTEITALTLDTRSFDSLLVWREALAQLTLDDGVIYTIIPFDVFRRLRVDPALDLSLSSFLVKVDEAMISATFKELHDGRVELSLRSKLGFDVSRVAYQLGGGGHVQASGATIDGPLDAAVGRVLALLKDAVHGGKLIVR comes from the coding sequence TTGACTAGCGTGCTTGAGGCACTTCAAGGCTCACAGTCGATCGTTATCGTTACACATGTTCAACCGGATGGCGATGCCATTGGCACGTCGCTCGGCTTGGCGCACGCGCTGCGTTCCATCGGCAAACAGGTCGACGTCGCGGTTGATCATGGCGTTCCCGACTACCTCCGCTTCTTGCCCGGTTGGGAGCAAGTTCAGGCGAACTTGTCGGCAGGGGAATGGGACGTGCTGATCGCGGCGGACAGCAGCGATATCGAGCGTACCGGAGACTGTGGGCGATACGCGCGGGCGCACAGCAAGCTCGAGATCAACCTCGATCACCATGCGACCAACACGAAGTTCGGCGACGTACAGATCGTCGTGCCGGAGGCGGTTTCAGCCAGCGAAGTCGCCTATGACGTGTTGACTGCATCCGGCGTGCCCATCGGGCCGGATAGCGCAAAGGCACTGCTGACCGGGCTCGTAACCGACACGATTGGATTCCGGACGAGCAACGTCAGTCCGCGGACGCTGCAGATTGCTCAGGACTTGATGAAGCGCGGCGCCTCATTGACCGAGATCACGGCGCTGACGCTGGACACACGCAGCTTCGACAGCCTTCTGGTGTGGCGCGAGGCGCTGGCTCAATTGACGTTGGACGACGGCGTGATCTACACCATAATTCCGTTCGACGTGTTCCGGCGTCTCCGTGTCGACCCGGCGCTCGACCTCAGCCTGTCGAGTTTTTTGGTGAAGGTTGACGAGGCGATGATTTCGGCGACGTTCAAAGAGCTGCACGACGGGCGTGTCGAACTGAGCCTGCGGTCCAAACTGGGCTTTGACGTTTCACGGGTGGCGTACCAATTGGGCGGCGGCGGGCATGTTCAGGCGTCCGGTGCCACGATCGACGGCCCGCTCGATGCCGCGGTGGGTCGCGTGCTGGCACTGCTGAAGGACGCCGTCCATGGCGGCAAGTTGATCGTCCGGTAG
- the rbfA gene encoding 30S ribosome-binding factor RbfA produces MSIKQDRVAGRIREILSLLLLREVADPRLHDVTVTDVKIDSELSDAKIYVNALGDESRRAEVLSGLKRANSYLRREVAQRLQVRSAPVLHFLWDEGLERSERVQRIFRDLVIPPPDPEDLTAPDEDDIAAVDYDEEEPLD; encoded by the coding sequence ATGTCCATCAAGCAGGATCGAGTCGCAGGGCGGATTCGCGAGATCCTCAGCCTACTGCTTCTGCGCGAAGTGGCCGATCCACGCCTGCACGATGTCACCGTGACGGATGTCAAGATCGACAGCGAGCTGTCGGATGCGAAGATCTACGTCAATGCGCTGGGCGACGAGTCGCGGCGCGCCGAGGTCCTCAGCGGGCTGAAGCGCGCCAACAGCTATCTCAGGCGAGAGGTCGCTCAGCGCCTACAAGTGCGCAGCGCGCCGGTACTCCACTTCCTTTGGGACGAAGGGCTGGAACGCAGCGAACGGGTCCAGCGAATCTTCCGCGACCTCGTCATTCCGCCGCCTGATCCGGAAGACCTGACCGCGCCCGACGAGGACGACATCGCAGCGGTCGACTACGACGAGGAGGAGCCGCTTGACTAG
- the infB gene encoding translation initiation factor IF-2 codes for MVQEKQAILVPDYITVRALAELIKASPIDVMKRLIANGVMATINQQIDFDTAAIVIEELGFEASSESAVQAEAAERTRVENSTQVVSKLIQNERAEDLITRPPVVTILGHVDHGKTTLLDAVRKARVAEGEAGGITQHIGAYQVKRGERVITFLDTPGHEAFTQMRARGAQGADIAILVVAADDGVMPTTREALNHARAANVPIVVAITKVDKRNANVERVKQMLDDVGLQPDDWGGSTLMIPVASLKGEGIEDLLEAILLTADESRIVANPKAEASGVVIESRVDKSRGTLATLLVLNGTLHRGDVITAGDAYGRIKAMFGEDGAQVDEAGPSTPVQVLGLNQPPLPGTTFDHAKNEKVARDLIGDRHDASSLAAQGGARATLTLEQVFAQVAAGDAKDLNLIIKVDVQGSLQPIEDSLNQIGKASSDGVRLRILAADVGNITENDVMLASASSGIVIGFNVDVDTAARRTAEAHHVEIRHYEVIYKLFEDIELALKGMLDPVYAPKTIGVAEVRQVFRISKVGAIAGSFIREGEARRSAKARVKRGGKVIHEEASVSSLKRFNEDVREVRSGFECGIGLSNFHDFEDGDMIEFFIMERVS; via the coding sequence ATGGTACAGGAAAAGCAGGCAATACTCGTTCCGGACTACATCACTGTCCGGGCGCTGGCCGAACTCATCAAGGCCAGCCCGATCGACGTCATGAAGCGGCTGATCGCCAACGGTGTGATGGCGACGATCAACCAGCAGATCGACTTCGACACAGCAGCCATCGTCATCGAAGAACTCGGTTTCGAGGCATCATCCGAGAGCGCGGTTCAGGCGGAAGCAGCCGAACGCACGCGCGTCGAGAACAGCACGCAGGTGGTCAGCAAGCTTATCCAGAATGAGCGTGCTGAAGACCTGATTACCCGGCCCCCTGTCGTGACGATCCTCGGTCACGTTGATCACGGCAAAACGACTCTTCTCGATGCCGTCCGCAAAGCCCGTGTGGCCGAAGGCGAGGCAGGCGGGATCACGCAGCACATCGGCGCCTATCAGGTAAAGCGCGGCGAGCGCGTCATCACCTTCCTCGACACGCCCGGCCATGAAGCATTCACGCAGATGCGTGCGCGTGGCGCTCAGGGCGCAGACATCGCCATTCTGGTCGTGGCGGCTGACGACGGCGTGATGCCGACCACCCGCGAGGCGCTCAACCACGCCCGGGCGGCGAATGTCCCAATCGTTGTTGCGATCACGAAGGTCGACAAGCGCAACGCCAACGTAGAGCGTGTGAAGCAGATGCTCGATGACGTTGGCCTGCAGCCCGACGACTGGGGCGGCTCGACGCTGATGATCCCGGTCGCATCGCTCAAGGGCGAGGGCATCGAGGACCTACTGGAAGCGATTCTGCTCACTGCTGACGAGTCGCGTATCGTCGCCAATCCGAAAGCTGAGGCGTCGGGCGTCGTGATCGAAAGCCGCGTGGACAAGAGCCGTGGAACGCTGGCGACCTTGTTGGTTTTGAACGGCACACTGCATCGCGGCGACGTCATTACGGCAGGCGATGCCTACGGGCGCATCAAGGCAATGTTTGGTGAGGACGGCGCGCAGGTCGACGAGGCCGGTCCGTCTACCCCGGTACAGGTACTCGGCCTGAATCAGCCGCCGCTTCCGGGCACGACGTTCGACCACGCCAAGAACGAGAAGGTGGCGCGTGACCTCATCGGTGACCGGCACGACGCATCCTCCCTCGCTGCACAGGGGGGTGCTCGCGCGACTTTGACGCTAGAGCAAGTGTTTGCGCAGGTCGCCGCTGGCGACGCCAAAGATCTCAACCTGATTATCAAGGTCGACGTGCAGGGCTCGCTTCAGCCGATCGAGGACTCGTTGAATCAGATCGGCAAGGCGAGTTCTGATGGCGTGCGCCTGCGTATCCTTGCCGCAGATGTCGGCAACATCACCGAGAACGACGTAATGCTTGCCAGTGCGTCCAGCGGCATTGTGATCGGCTTCAACGTGGACGTCGATACGGCGGCACGCCGGACGGCTGAAGCGCACCATGTCGAGATCCGCCACTATGAAGTGATCTACAAGCTGTTCGAGGACATCGAACTGGCGCTCAAGGGCATGCTGGATCCGGTCTATGCGCCGAAGACTATCGGTGTCGCGGAAGTCCGGCAGGTGTTCCGGATCAGCAAGGTCGGCGCGATTGCCGGCAGCTTCATCCGCGAAGGCGAGGCGCGGCGCAGTGCCAAGGCCCGCGTCAAGCGCGGCGGCAAGGTGATCCACGAAGAGGCGTCGGTCAGCTCGCTAAAGCGCTTCAACGAGGACGTGCGCGAAGTGCGGTCCGGCTTCGAGTGCGGTATCGGCCTGAGCAACTTCCATGACTTCGAAGATGGCGACATGATCGAGTTCTTCATCATGGAGCGAGTGAGCTAG